The segment CCAAATTCACTTAAAAAATGGACCTCATTTATtttatccaaacctattttttACTCCTACATTTTTCCTTAAACCTTTCCACTACCCAACTCAGCCGAGTTCTACCTATACCCAAAAGCTTGCTTTTAATGATAAAAAAATGTATGGTCATATTGCTTTAAAACAAGTAACAAATTATAGATGATCATATTACCTTTTATTTGTACTATATGTTAGATATATAAAACCTatatatttcaaaaatatttagttaattaaaatagCTTAATTTACAGCAATGTCTAAATTTTAATTTCCATATTCAAGTTTGTTTTATTATAAACCTTCCACGTATGTATTATACAAAAAATTGATTTAGGCGATGACTTTTCAACATGTAAAAAGTCTTTTAAGGATTTAATCAGTTTGTTGTTAAAATTTAAGTTTCTcaaaacatttaatttttaaaaaattatatttcatttaaaattttacacacgtaaaataattaagaaatcctagcaattttcaaaaataataagttacattttaaattttaatttaatattaatatattaaattaattaaaacgaGGTTCAAAATTTATGAAGGTGATAGTTTCACTGACATAGATTTTTCTCATGCAATTCATGTGGCCTTGTGCAGTTTCTTCACTCAAAAATTGTATAAGTCAATTTCACTCTCAACAATTGACGATTCAACATAATTCCTTTAAGACACAAAcgaataataaatataaatgaatatgaaatataaGAACAAAGTCACAGAAAAAGCTAAGAACACAGGAGAGAGTTTGAGAGAATGTTTTTCGGAATTCTATTTCTCTTAAGAATTTAAGATACAATGGATAATTTACAAGTGAGGGGAatgctctctatttatagttgaactctcCCAAAActaagattaaattacatcaacTGCTAAGATTAAAAGTTATCTACAAATCATATCTCTAAGATTACATTTATTGTATCTTCTAAAGTTATAAGTTATCTCCAAAATTGTATATCTTTGACTTGGTCATACTTTATAAATGAGCCTTTAATCTCTCAAAGCAACGGATCAGTTGGTTTGGGCCACCCAAGCTTCTTTATCAGTTATTGAAATCATGTTAGTTCTTGTCAACTAAATGATTCCAATTTCAATTATAAACTTCCATGGAATACATTGTATACGATAGTCACGAGATTTGCATCATAGCCCATAACAAAAGTCGTTTCCTTATTTATCTCTTAACcaataatattacaaatttgTGTTACCATTTACATACATAcacattatatttattttaaatttggaaataatatatggaatttaaataattattaaattttcaaatttttttgtcATGATCTATTTGCTTAATACTATGATTTttttataacaacatatttaatagttatatattTATgccataaaaaattatatatttattaacttaaaataattgagacttgcaaattttaaagtattgtaaaaatatttaatattactattatttttaacgtaataattttaaaataacaatataataactttagcaattaaaaaatttatatacaaTTCACTAGGTTTCTTAACAATAACCAttcaaaatttctttaaaaatataattaataaatataaaaagttaaacgcaaattttaaaaatataaaatacaacTAATATATTGAAACatgttaattataaaattaattttcaaatcatgataaaatttaaaaattaaaacatagtttaaaaataaaataatgttaaaaatgtTTTAAATCCGCTTAACTCTTGAAAATATaagaattattataaaaattctcTAATGCATTGAAAATAAAACGAAAACAATTCAAAAGAGAATGAAACTTGAATTGAACAAAAAAACTACAAGAAAGCAATGCAtacaaagtgtttgagtaaatgctttcaaatatatattttaactcaAAAACGGAAAATGAAGTACAATGAAATTGATTGATTACAAATAAAAATAGCTCTCGTTATAATTTAGCACTCTCAGATCTAATAatattgataaaattatatttttatctgCAATAAAAGAATGTTAAgaaatttaaactctatacatatttatattttagaatttataataatcatttaaatgtataatttactgaaatatttataatttaaacattatttaagtatataaaatttattaaaaaacataaaaggGTCTAAAATTTGTGCCGACTACTATATCTAATATATTACGGTACCATGCTGAGTTGCTTTTCGCTTTTTTTCAATGACCGGATTGCACATTGAAGGAAGAGAGACGTGCTTAGCTGATATTGCCAAGTGCTACATCCACCATCACAGCAAATCAATCAGCCAACCAGCCTCGTAATATTCATTTTTGTCCTTCCAagtttatcttttcttttttctttttaatttacaaaattaccactCAAGCGGCACCGTTTTCACCccaaaatttaaaaggaaaaagaGGACGCGAAAACCTCAATAACATATTATATTTTGTCAAATTCTGCGCACTTTGCGTAAATTGTGTATTATTACATTCAATTTGTtcattttcaatatatttttagaatttgaaaattttaattataatcaaataataaatattaaatttaaaaaatatattattatacagGAAGTAGTCAGGGATTGATAGGTGTTCTAACCCCTAAAATTTATaggaaaaattttcatttaaactttttaatttttaaaattttaatttagtagaggtaaaattatattttacccttaaaaataataaaaattaatttagttctttaaaaattataaaaatataagctattcaaatagtaaaattatattttactatcatataattttatatttattttcgaCTCCTAAAAATATTTTCTACCTTCGCCCTTGTTATTTATGTCTTACTATTAATTTTACATGTTGTTCACAAAAGAACTAGTTAATAAATTTAATGGTTGCCGTTTGTATTaagactaaaattttgaaattaaaaaatataaccaCTAAAAATGATTCAATTGATGAATGTGAGTTAAATCTATAACTTTACAGATAATATAGGACTAATGACATAAATTTAATCAAATAGATTTAaagtttcaaattttgaaaaatataaggattaaaattgatcaaattaaaatacagGTACTAAATTCACAATTTACACAAAGTAAAGGGTCTAATAACAGAAATTGACCTATTATTTtatagaaaaatcatcaaaatcaaaGCCCCTGGCACCCCTTTCCACCTCTCTCCACTCGTCATTGGTTTTTCCGTCTCCTCTCATTTGATTAcactttttccatttttttcagtctctctctctctctttttttccaCCTAAAATTTTATTACAATAAATCCTCTAAAATTATCTGTTTTTCACATTGATAATCTTCTCTTCTCGATATATCCGCTTCGGGTAAGTTTAATCGTTTCAAGATCTATCTCTCTATTATTCGTTTACTTTTTGTGTGGGATTGATTGAATTTTATGGATCTTCCAGGTTTGAGAGAGAAGAGATAAAGAACATAGAGAAAAAGAGGGTAAAATGGCGCATAGAGTAGATCACGAGTACGATTACCTTTTCAAGATCGTGTTGATAGGCGATTCTGGAGTTGGAAAAACGAATATTCTCTCTAGGTTCACCAGAAACGAGTTTTGTTTGGAATCTAAATCCACTATCGGCGTCGAGTTCGCTACTAGAACCCTCCAGGTTTTTCATCTATTTAATCGACTCCATGTTTATTCATCTTCATGTATGTTTTTTAGTTTCTGTTCTTTTCTTTTGCTAAAAATGAATAGCTCTTGAAAAGTATCTTCAGCTTTGATATTTTGAAGTGTGCTTGAATACTTCTGATCTGAtttagtttcgtaaatttttgcATGATTAAGTTGATTGTGAAATCTTATGTTCACTTAATTGTATATTCAGTAAATAAAAAATCATCTCAATAAATATCGCGTGATGATTCCGATTGCCTTATCCTACACTGTGATTTTAACTTGGAAGTTCATTTTGAATGTTAAGAGAAAAGATATCTGGATAATGATGCTCATCAAAGGTGCTTTATGTCGTTCTTTTACTGTGAAAGTCTTAAATCATACGGTTGAGTTGAGGGATTCCATTTCTGTTTTTAGGAACAAATTGTAGATGTAAGATGTGTTGAAAAGTTGATCAATACAAAGAGTCTTTTTACATGTTTCAACTATTTTAGTTATGGGTTTTGCTAACAAAGTAACAAGGGTCATTGGGCCACTCTTTAAGGattgttaatatattatatagtAATGAGTATTGTATTAAATGAAGTGCTTGTCTTCATTCATCATTTTCAATACATAGGTTGAGATATTACTATTTATAGTAATCTTAAAGAGTGCCCTCGCAAGCAAAATCTTTTATTTACTGGAGCAACAAAGTTGGAAGGATGAGAAGGCTTTTGTTAGTGAAAAAACAAGCAAACGACTTGTCTGTCGTTTGCAATTTTTCCACTCTCCATTATTGTACTACTCCAGGCTGTTTTTATATCGCTTTATTCTCATTTACACTGGCAGGGAGTATATGGTTGCTTTTATTGGCTCATTACATGATTGAGCATTTGACTCAGAGAAAAAAACATCATTTTCCTGTGTTTTCCAGCCTGTCATGTCAGATTTATTAGAACCTTCTTTGGGTTCTTTGTTAATTAGCAATCATGTTGGTGCAGATTGGTAAATTGTTGTTTGTATTTTGCAATGAATTTATATTGTTTTTGCTGATATAGGTAGAGGGAAAGACTGTCAAGGCACAGATTTGGGATACGGCAGGTCAGGAAAGATATCGAGCCATCACCAGTGCTTACTACAGAGGGGCTGTTGGTGCACTTATGGTCTATGACATAACGAAGAGGCAAACCTTTGATAATGTTCAAAGGTGGCTTCGTGAATTGAGGGACCATGCAGATTCTAACATTGTCATCATGATGGCTGGAAATAAATCCGACTTGAATCATCTCAGAGCTGTTACCGAGGAGGATGGTCAAGCTCTGGCTGAGAGGGAAGGTCTTTCATTTCTTGAGACATCAGCGCTGGAAGCAACCAACATTGAGAAGGCATTCCAAACTATATTGACTGAGATCTACCATATCATAAGCAAAAAGGCATTGGCAGCCCAGGAAGCAGCTGCTAGTACCGCAATTCCCGGCCAAGGAACTACCATTAATGTCACTGATACATCAGGAAACACTAAGAGAGGATGCTGTTCTACTTAGAAAGGTAATAGGTTACATTTGATGCTGTTCTACTTAAAAAGGTGATAGGTTACATTTGAGAAGGTAAAAAATATTTGCTAGGAAGTAGGCCCTTTTCATGTTTTTGTCAATTTTTGGCTGAGAGAGAGACatgtaaaatacatatatatattttacttgaATTGTGATATGAAGCTTGTGATGTTTTAAACAACCATAAATTGTTAGTAGAAATAGAATGGAACGCCTGGTTTTACTTTGCACTGTTACTCAACATGTTACTTCAAAAGTTGTTTTGGTGAGATGTCGCTATTAGAACGGCAGGAAGCGTAATTGGTTTTATCTGATCTGGCACACTTGTCTTTAAAGTGTCTCCCTGTACCTCTTTTAACATGCATGGCTTAATTAAAGTTTATGATGCGCGTAAATGAGGCATTGGCAGTGTTGACAATGAATGAGGCTTTGTGACCTTGAGTGCTAAGGTTTATGCGTTAAATGTCATGTTTgggttttcttttaaaatttttgggtttGCGGATGTAGGACTAAAAGGTATAAAATTGACATTTGACCGGTTTTTGATGGAttgattttagtttttaatttgattttattttacagTTATTCAGATATATATTTACGATTGTACTATAATCATATTAAATTGTGTTATATTTATAGTTATAGATTCAAGTAAAAAACCTTTTAATCTGAAAAAGGGCTTTATTAAGCCGGTCCATGTAATTCATGTTAaagaaatgatatttaaataGACCGAGTTTGGCTGTCTGACCAAAATAAGAGTAGGCATGAAATATTGGGAAGATCTGAATGGTGGCATGAACAAGGAGGGACGTAACGTGAGCATAACCGACTCCAACGTGCTGTCCATCGTCTTTGACAGTTAGGGTAATGGGGAATAAAACAAAGCGACCGCCCGATAAGCATGCACATTACAGGGCCACACCCAACGCCTGGCATTTTGActcaattatatataatttatgtagAATACACATCAAGGTAGACAAAACAACTGGTCGATAATCGTCTATGTTTTAATCTAGAATATCAGATATAATATCCCATTTGAACAGAGTGGTACTCTGCAGATCAACCTTTTTTACGATAGCCGAATTTGACTGAGTATTAAATGTGAATACGATAAttaattctttcttttctttagcaaattctaaaaaaaaaataaaaaattgaatggATCTAAATCAAATCAAACAAAGCCAAGCTGATATCCACTCAAAATTTGTTTGGTTGTTGTCATACGTTGTTTTTAATTGGATTAGATTAGATTCATGTTGTAGTTTATTTCCTTTTCAGTTTAATGTGCACAAACATCAcccaacatttcaaaacaaaattgctACTAGTATTtcgaatttaatatataattataaagtaattttaattttttatggaaaatccatttacatAATTTTGATGGATCTtaattagcatatatatataaataaaaatatatatcggACATAATACAAAGTAAAAGAAATCCAAAAATATATCTCTAAATTTTATCACAAAGGCAACGGCTTTTAGTTTTACCAAAGgctattattaatataaaaaggaGCGGATTTATGGACCCCGATGAGAATTATTCACAAACATATAGAAAAAAAATCATACGCTTCTCCGCCACATCGGAGTTTCAGTCAGCCAATCACCGCCGCCCTTATAttacaaaattataaatgtttttttaatcattttctttAAATATAGCAGTAAAAAAGtattaattaaaaaagactaGGCGTTCGCTTTCCGCCTCTTTCTTTTTTCAAAGAACCTCCAAACCAAACCAAAACTCAGAGAGAAGAACAAAGAATTTTTTGTTGctgttattgtttttttttttaaaaagtcacTTTCCCAAATTATGGGATCCGTTTCAATGGAACCTGCCGTTTTGGATGATATAATATATCGTTTATTGGATTTAAAACAAGCGAGGCCAGGGAAGCAAGTGCAGCTGTTGGAAGGCGAGATCCGTCAGCTTTGCACTGTCGCAAGAGAAATATTTCTTCAACAGCCTAATCTTCTTGAGCTTGAAGCTCCCATCAAGATCTGTGGTACGCCTTTTATTTAGTAATTGTTTTCTTTGTTCCCACTTGAAAATGATGGAAATTCAcgttttaattttaggatttgggTGTTTTGAATTTCGAATGGATGAGGCAAAAGTTGAAAACATTGAAGAAATGTTCTATTTTTATTTGGGAATTTGATTATATTAaggaaaatttgaaaaattttcaaggaaatgtatgttttagcTTTTTGAATGATTATGGTTATGTTTGTTCGTAGCGGCTGCATTGGAGTACTTGATTTCTTTGCTTAAATTGCATTAATCCAAAATTGAATTTTTTGTTGGATGTTCTTGGTATGGTTGGTTATTACCCAGATTCTTAATTTAGAATAAGATTGAAAATGAGGTTGAGTATGTAGTTTCTAAGCTATTGATCGACTCTGTGATACATAATTGCATATAATCTGAATTTGATGGGATAGTGATGCTGTGAATTGTAACGTTTTGATGCATCAAATGTTTAGATTTTCTTAGGATTTTAATGCTGTTGAGATGCAAGAATGTTTTAAACTGGCGCTGCATTCCTTTTATCTTGGTTACTCGAGGGTAGTGGGTTGGCTGGAAAGACTCATAGGTGGAGAAAACTCCGAGATGGCAGAGGATGGAAGGGGAAACCAGAATGTTTATGTTAATCATCAATGATTACTACAAAGATTATCGATTGTTTAAAGCAGAAGCCATTTATTAGTATATTTTTACATGACGAACATTGAGAAGATCATGAAAATGATAAAACCACATAAGAAAACAAGGCGCCCTATCATTATTGAAGCCTCCATTCTCTAAAAATATCCATTATAAGTACAGAGGACTAAATGATTGCTCTTACCTTTGATTTTATTTGAATCTTTCTTTAAAGGTTTCTTCCACCATAGTACCAGAAAACTGATGAAATAATACTTGTTTCGTACTACTTGGTGGTTCCATTTATGAACAGATAAAGCAACTCACCTAAATCCTAATGAAATGTTGGAAATGTTCTGCTGATTATGGTAGCTATCTAGTGTTAGGGTTATTATTGAACTACATTCACTTTCGATTTGTGTGGAAGTAACAGCTATATCAAAATAGCAAATTGAAGATTGGGGTGCTACTTTGAACATCAGTTCTGGAAATTTATCTTCCTAATTTTGACAATTGGTCTTAACATTTTGAAAGAAATGTTAATAATCTGTTTTCTTTTGTTGTTTTCTTCTTCCAGGTGACATTCATGGGCAGTACACTGATCTTCTGAGGCTTTTTGAATATGGGGGCTTCCCCCCTGACGCTAATTATTTATTCCTAGGTGACTATGTTGATCGTGGCAAGCAGAGTCTAGAAACAATATGCCTTTTGCTTGCCTATAAGATCAAATATCCCGAGAACTTCTTTCTCTTGAGAGGGAATCATGAATGTGCTTCTATTAATCGGATTTATGGATTTTATGATGAGTGCAAACGAAGGTTCAATGTGAGGCTTTGGAAAATCTTTACTGAGTGTTTTAACTGTCTTCCCGTGGCTGCTGTAATAGATGACAAAATATTGTGCATGCATGGTGGCCTTTCCCCTGATCTAACAAATTTAGATCAAATTAGGAGCATAATTCGTCCAACCGATGTTCCGGATTCTGGTCTCCTTTGTGATTTACTTTGGTCTGATCCTAGTAGGGATATAAAAGGCTGGGGTATGAATGATCGAGGAGTCTCATTCACATTTGGCTCAGATAGAGTCTCGGAGTTCTTAATGAAAAATGATATGGACCTTGTTTGCCGTGCCCATCAGGTTAGGGTTATTTGCTCTTTATCTTCCTTCTTTATGTGTGTGGGTGGTGTAAGCAAAGCAGCTAACCCTAATGCTTCTGTCAGGTTGTTGAAGATGGATACGAGTTCTTTTCGGACAGACAACTCGTGACAATATTTTCAGCTCCCAATTATTGTGGCGAATTTGATAATGCCGGGGCCATGATGAGTGTTGATGAAAGCCTGATGTGCTCTTTCCAAATTCTTAAGCCTGCAGATAAAAGGTCCAGGTTCATTTGAGAGATACTACTCTGTCTTTGTTCCTACATTGAACTGCTGAAGTAAGTTTTAATCAAACTTTTATCACGTAACTGTATCATATAATTCTACCCACAATACTTGTCAGATCGATCGCCTAGGTTACAAATTCATTGTAAACTGTGTATTTTGATTTGTTATCTTCAGCCACCATTTCTTGTGTTCATATATTCTATTTATAGACTTCCCATGAAAATTTACTTGCACATATTTTATGATGTTTGTCAGATCATACAATGTCTTTAACCttcatcataaacttttatttttctcatatGTGAACCTAATTTCTGTGTTGTCTCTGTTGATTATAACATATTTGTTGCAATTTCAGTAGTGATTCGAGAAGAAATGTCCAAAGATTAAGGATGCTGATGCTGATGCTGATTTTGCAGCTCCATGTGATAATGAAATATGACCATATCCTTCCCTATATCAAAGGGTACAGGTTATCTGTTTACCACTATTTTATAACCATATGAATCGAAAGATAAGGCATGTTGACAAGGACTCAGCCACTGAAATCctttgattctttttttttttttccttattcaCCCATTTTTTTAGAACCCATGGCATTTTcaatattttcttttgttttatcatagGAAAGGGAGAAGAGTTGGAGGAAATAACGAGGGTTTAGGAATTAGGAGGAAGGGGAAAAAAAAGCTAAAATATTGAAAGAGCTTTTGAACTATTTCATGTTTATGAATTTCCTATGTTTTGATTGTACCTAAATAAAAATTTACACTTTCATTTGTATACAAATAAGTCTTTGTTTTGAATGAAATGTTCGTTTATTTCGATTAAAAGTTTGTTGGGTTATTTGGCTGTAAATTAAGGGCAAATGATTTGTTTGGGAGTAGTGAAAAtaggattttatttatttttttaaatgttagaatttttaataattattttagtcAAAAGATAAAATACCAAATTGTGAGAAAGAAATTATTctctttttcttctatttttccttATTCCTTGTATTAAAAAATATCCGAAAAGattgaaaagggaaaaaaaaaaccaagattTGTGTGTGCGTATTTGAATATcttaattattattgttatagatttaaaataaatgcaaatattaattatttgataATTTGATATTCCTTTTttacaaataataaatttagatatattaatttaaatataccattattaatttattttaaaatttaaaattaaaaagtatcTTAATGAATTTGCTAATGGACTTCGAAATTCAACGTATAATATTACTTAATTtggatttaaattataataactaAGAAGAGAATATTTGATACCTTGTTAGTTAATAATAACTGTTATGATtgatgtaaaataaaaatattgtaggATTCAAACATTAATGTAAATAATTTTACTTTAAAAAatgttaattataattattaaacatAAATAAGTGAAAAAATTAAATCTGAAACTTGAAACTCAaagttaaaaatttgaaatgtaaAACTCAAAGCCTAAAACTCGAAAGaggaataaaataattaaaatttaatatttaattatgtttaaataaaattaattgtatttattttcaagttcttcaataattttatttaataatgatGCATTAGACCTATGCATCAAATAttcttt is part of the Gossypium arboreum isolate Shixiya-1 chromosome 5, ASM2569848v2, whole genome shotgun sequence genome and harbors:
- the LOC108486997 gene encoding serine/threonine-protein phosphatase PP1 isozyme 2, which gives rise to MGSVSMEPAVLDDIIYRLLDLKQARPGKQVQLLEGEIRQLCTVAREIFLQQPNLLELEAPIKICGDIHGQYTDLLRLFEYGGFPPDANYLFLGDYVDRGKQSLETICLLLAYKIKYPENFFLLRGNHECASINRIYGFYDECKRRFNVRLWKIFTECFNCLPVAAVIDDKILCMHGGLSPDLTNLDQIRSIIRPTDVPDSGLLCDLLWSDPSRDIKGWGMNDRGVSFTFGSDRVSEFLMKNDMDLVCRAHQVVEDGYEFFSDRQLVTIFSAPNYCGEFDNAGAMMSVDESLMCSFQILKPADKRSRFI
- the LOC108486910 gene encoding ras-related protein Rab11C; this translates as MAHRVDHEYDYLFKIVLIGDSGVGKTNILSRFTRNEFCLESKSTIGVEFATRTLQVEGKTVKAQIWDTAGQERYRAITSAYYRGAVGALMVYDITKRQTFDNVQRWLRELRDHADSNIVIMMAGNKSDLNHLRAVTEEDGQALAEREGLSFLETSALEATNIEKAFQTILTEIYHIISKKALAAQEAAASTAIPGQGTTINVTDTSGNTKRGCCST